The following proteins are encoded in a genomic region of Coregonus clupeaformis isolate EN_2021a chromosome 14, ASM2061545v1, whole genome shotgun sequence:
- the LOC121581067 gene encoding CDK5 and ABL1 enzyme substrate 1-like isoform X2, with product MAAATSSNTSTTTLQIKHSNIELTRKRIDPRRRQAALSFLSNISLDGRPVQDDADNQTEEDNSVEARTRQSLVTAAERPLYVAGSGAAVANPTTAAQALAIANQALIANTRASFGIGPAAAAPACTDPEGDAFGPSIFSSPFSAVPAATRGRLQTYTQGVAPAAYFRQASQGCCLEGGQIANSVLELQRSRRRLISQRSSLETLEDIEENAPLRRCRTLSGSPRPKSFKKVHFIKNMRQHDMRNGRDVKLESGRQRHPSGGVSAKEMVIGLEGVELGADGKTVSYTQFLYPTNALGSGRRNTIDSMSFFSQSRNISHRSLSLGRANSNQSSIDTGNDLGDLIQEYDPNLLDDPQWPCGKHKRVLIFPSYMTTVIEYVKPSDLKKDMNETFKEKFPHIRLTLSKVRSLKREIRKLAQEECGYEEPTVAMAFVYFEKLVLQGKLNKQNRKLCAGACILLAAKIGGDLKKHEVKQLIDKLEERFRVNRRELIAFEFPVLVALEFNLHLPEHEVMPHYRRLVQTS from the exons ATGGCGGCTGCCACAAGCAGCAATACATCCACAACCACGCTTCAGATCAAGCATTCCAACATCGAGCTTACGCGGAAACGCATAGACCCTCGGAGGAGACAAGCCGCGCTCTCTTTTCTCAGTAACATTTCTTTGGATGGTCGACCCGTGCAAGATGATGCCGACAATCAGACCGAAGAGGATAATTCAGTTGAGGCCAGGACTAGACAGAGCCTGGTTACCGCTGCAGAGCGCCCGCTGTACGTGGCTGGCAGTGGCGCTGCGGTAGCGAACCCCACGACGGCCGCCCAGGCGCTTGCTATTGCGAACCAGGCTCTGATTGCTAACACCCGAGCCAGTTTTGGGATTGGTCCCGCCGCTGCAGCTCCAGCATGTACAGATCCGGAAGGGGATGCTTTCGGCCCTTCGATTTTCAGTTCGCCCTTCTCTGCAGTACCAGCCGCGACTAGAGGCAGGCTTCAGACCTACACTCAGGGAGTTGCGCCTGCTGCCTACTTCAGGCAGGCTTCCCAGGGCTGCTGTCTGGAGGGAGGACAGATCGCCAACTCGGTACTGGAGCTGCAGAGATCAAG ACGGAGGCTCATCTCTCAGCGTTCCTCCTTGGAGACACTGGAAGACATTGAGGAGAACGCCCCTCTACGCAG ATGCAGAACCCTCTCAGGTTCACCCCGACCAAAGAGCTTCAAGAAGGTTCACTTCATCAAAAACATGAGGCAACATGATATGCGCAATGGAAG GGACGTGAAACTGGAAAGCGGGCGGCAACGGCACCCCTCGGGCGGGGTCAGTGCCAAGGAGATGGTGATCGGGCTGGAGGGAGTGGAGCTGGGGGCCGACGGAAAG acTGTGTCGTACACCCAGTTCCTGTACCCCACCAACGCCCTGGGCAGTGGTCGCAGGAACACCATAGACTCCATGTCATTCTTCTCTCAGTCTCGTAACATCAGCCACCGCAGCCTCAGCCTGGGCCGGGCCAACAGCAACCAGAGCAGCATCGACACAG GGAATGATCTGGGGGACTTGATCCAGGAGTACGACCCTAATCTGCTGGACGATCCCCAGTGGCCATGTGGGAAGCACAAGAGAGTCCTAATCTTCCCCTCATACATG ACTACAGTCATAGAGTACGTCAAGCCTTCTGACCTCAAGAAGGACATGAACGAGACATTCAAGGAGAAGTTCCCCCACATACGGCTGACCCTCAGCAAAGTCAGGAG TCTGAAGAGAGAGATCCGTAAGTTGGCCCAGGAGGAGTGTGGCTATGAGGAACCCACCGTAGCCATGGCCTTCGTCTACTTTGAGAAGCTGGTCCTCCAGGGGAAACTCAACAAGCAGAACCGCAAACTCTGTGCCGGCGCCTGCATCCTGCTCGCCGCAAAGATCGGCGGAGACCTCAAGAAGCACGAGGTCAAGCAGCTCATAGAC AAACTGGAGGAGAGGTTTCGTGTGAACAGGAGGGAGCTGATAGCCTTTGAGTTCCCTGTGCTGGTGGCCCTGGAGTTCAACCTGCACCTGCCCGAGCACGAGGTAATGCCCCACTACAGACGCCTCGTCCAGACCTCCTAG
- the LOC121581067 gene encoding CDK5 and ABL1 enzyme substrate 1-like isoform X1 produces MAAATSSNTSTTTLQIKHSNIELTRKRIDPRRRQAALSFLSNISLDGRPVQDDADNQTEEDNSVEARTRQSLVTAAERPLYVAGSGAAVANPTTAAQALAIANQALIANTRASFGIGPAAAAPACTDPEGDAFGPSIFSSPFSAVPAATRGRLQTYTQGVAPAAYFRQASQGCCLEGGQIANSVLELQRSRRRLISQRSSLETLEDIEENAPLRRCRTLSGSPRPKSFKKVHFIKNMRQHDMRNGRIVLISGRRSLYSVFSVLPYRDCSQAGDVKLESGRQRHPSGGVSAKEMVIGLEGVELGADGKTVSYTQFLYPTNALGSGRRNTIDSMSFFSQSRNISHRSLSLGRANSNQSSIDTGNDLGDLIQEYDPNLLDDPQWPCGKHKRVLIFPSYMTTVIEYVKPSDLKKDMNETFKEKFPHIRLTLSKVRSLKREIRKLAQEECGYEEPTVAMAFVYFEKLVLQGKLNKQNRKLCAGACILLAAKIGGDLKKHEVKQLIDKLEERFRVNRRELIAFEFPVLVALEFNLHLPEHEVMPHYRRLVQTS; encoded by the exons ATGGCGGCTGCCACAAGCAGCAATACATCCACAACCACGCTTCAGATCAAGCATTCCAACATCGAGCTTACGCGGAAACGCATAGACCCTCGGAGGAGACAAGCCGCGCTCTCTTTTCTCAGTAACATTTCTTTGGATGGTCGACCCGTGCAAGATGATGCCGACAATCAGACCGAAGAGGATAATTCAGTTGAGGCCAGGACTAGACAGAGCCTGGTTACCGCTGCAGAGCGCCCGCTGTACGTGGCTGGCAGTGGCGCTGCGGTAGCGAACCCCACGACGGCCGCCCAGGCGCTTGCTATTGCGAACCAGGCTCTGATTGCTAACACCCGAGCCAGTTTTGGGATTGGTCCCGCCGCTGCAGCTCCAGCATGTACAGATCCGGAAGGGGATGCTTTCGGCCCTTCGATTTTCAGTTCGCCCTTCTCTGCAGTACCAGCCGCGACTAGAGGCAGGCTTCAGACCTACACTCAGGGAGTTGCGCCTGCTGCCTACTTCAGGCAGGCTTCCCAGGGCTGCTGTCTGGAGGGAGGACAGATCGCCAACTCGGTACTGGAGCTGCAGAGATCAAG ACGGAGGCTCATCTCTCAGCGTTCCTCCTTGGAGACACTGGAAGACATTGAGGAGAACGCCCCTCTACGCAG ATGCAGAACCCTCTCAGGTTCACCCCGACCAAAGAGCTTCAAGAAGGTTCACTTCATCAAAAACATGAGGCAACATGATATGCGCAATGGAAG gaTAGTCCTAATCAGTGGCAGAAGATCCCTTTATAGTGTATTTTCTGTCCTGCCCTATCGAGATTGTAGCCAAGCAGG GGACGTGAAACTGGAAAGCGGGCGGCAACGGCACCCCTCGGGCGGGGTCAGTGCCAAGGAGATGGTGATCGGGCTGGAGGGAGTGGAGCTGGGGGCCGACGGAAAG acTGTGTCGTACACCCAGTTCCTGTACCCCACCAACGCCCTGGGCAGTGGTCGCAGGAACACCATAGACTCCATGTCATTCTTCTCTCAGTCTCGTAACATCAGCCACCGCAGCCTCAGCCTGGGCCGGGCCAACAGCAACCAGAGCAGCATCGACACAG GGAATGATCTGGGGGACTTGATCCAGGAGTACGACCCTAATCTGCTGGACGATCCCCAGTGGCCATGTGGGAAGCACAAGAGAGTCCTAATCTTCCCCTCATACATG ACTACAGTCATAGAGTACGTCAAGCCTTCTGACCTCAAGAAGGACATGAACGAGACATTCAAGGAGAAGTTCCCCCACATACGGCTGACCCTCAGCAAAGTCAGGAG TCTGAAGAGAGAGATCCGTAAGTTGGCCCAGGAGGAGTGTGGCTATGAGGAACCCACCGTAGCCATGGCCTTCGTCTACTTTGAGAAGCTGGTCCTCCAGGGGAAACTCAACAAGCAGAACCGCAAACTCTGTGCCGGCGCCTGCATCCTGCTCGCCGCAAAGATCGGCGGAGACCTCAAGAAGCACGAGGTCAAGCAGCTCATAGAC AAACTGGAGGAGAGGTTTCGTGTGAACAGGAGGGAGCTGATAGCCTTTGAGTTCCCTGTGCTGGTGGCCCTGGAGTTCAACCTGCACCTGCCCGAGCACGAGGTAATGCCCCACTACAGACGCCTCGTCCAGACCTCCTAG